In one window of Streptomyces sp. FXJ1.172 DNA:
- the nadC gene encoding carboxylating nicotinate-nucleotide diphosphorylase produces the protein MSTDDLPLASAGGCGDDCACGAEGDQEYLECGLDPALAELLAAAGLDPIEVEDIANVAIQEDLDGGVDVTTVSTIAEDATATGDFTAREAGVVAGLRVAEAVLSVVCTDEFEVERHVEDGDRVEAGQKLLSVTTRTRDLLTAERSALNILCRLSGVATATRAWTDALEGTRTKVRDTRKTTPGLRSLEKFAVRCGGGVNHRMSLSDAALVKDNHVVAAGGVAQAFKAVREAFPEVPIEVEVDTLHQLREVVEAGADLILLDNFTPDECAEAVGIVRGRALLEASGRLTLDTARMYADTGVDFLAVGALTHSAPILDIGLDLREAE, from the coding sequence GTGAGCACCGACGACCTTCCCCTCGCCTCCGCCGGCGGCTGCGGCGACGATTGCGCCTGCGGCGCCGAGGGCGACCAGGAATACCTGGAGTGCGGGCTCGACCCCGCGCTCGCCGAGCTGCTGGCCGCCGCAGGGCTCGACCCGATCGAGGTCGAGGACATCGCCAACGTCGCCATCCAGGAGGACCTGGACGGCGGCGTGGACGTGACGACCGTCTCGACCATTGCCGAGGACGCCACCGCCACCGGCGACTTCACCGCGCGCGAGGCGGGCGTCGTGGCGGGCCTCAGGGTCGCCGAGGCCGTCCTGTCCGTGGTCTGCACCGACGAGTTCGAGGTCGAGCGGCACGTCGAGGACGGCGACCGGGTCGAGGCCGGGCAGAAGCTGCTGTCGGTCACCACGCGCACGCGTGACCTGCTCACCGCCGAGCGCAGCGCGCTGAACATCCTGTGCCGCCTGTCGGGCGTCGCGACCGCCACGCGCGCGTGGACGGACGCGCTGGAGGGCACCAGGACCAAGGTGCGCGACACCCGCAAGACGACGCCCGGGCTGCGCTCGCTGGAGAAGTTCGCCGTCCGCTGCGGCGGGGGCGTCAACCACCGCATGTCGCTGTCCGACGCGGCCCTGGTGAAGGACAACCACGTGGTCGCCGCCGGCGGCGTCGCGCAGGCCTTCAAGGCCGTACGGGAGGCCTTCCCGGAGGTGCCGATCGAGGTCGAGGTCGACACGCTGCACCAGCTGCGCGAGGTCGTCGAGGCGGGCGCGGACCTGATCCTGCTGGACAACTTCACGCCCGACGAGTGCGCGGAGGCCGTCGGGATCGTCCGCGGGCGGGCGCTGCTGGAGGCCTCCGGGCGGCTGACGCTCGACACCGCGCGGATGTACGCCGACACGGGCGTGGACTTCCTGGCCGTCGGCGCGCTCACCCACTCCGCGCCGATCCTGGACATCGGCCTCGACCTGCGCGAGGCGGAGTAA
- a CDS encoding L-aspartate oxidase: protein MTSTGIRLHAPAPGWSISADVVVVGSGVAGLTAALRCEAAGLTTVVVTKARLDDGSTRWAQGGIAAALGEGDTPEQHLDDTLVAGAGLCDEEAVRILVTEGPDAVRRLISTGAHFDTDDEGDIHLTREGGHHRRRIAHAGGDATGAEVSRALVEAVHARGLRAIENALVLDLLTDAEGRTAGVTLHVMGEGQHDGVGAVHAPAVVLATGGMGQVFSATTNPSVSTGDGVALALRAGAEVSDLEFVQFHPTVLFLGPDAEGQQPLVSEAVRGEGAHLVDADGVRFMVGQHELAELAPRDIVAKGILRRMLEQGAEHMYLDARHFGAEMWEHRFPTILAACRANGIDPLTEPIPIAPAAHYASGGVRTDAQGRTTVPGLYACGEVACTGVHGANRLASNSLLEGLVYAERIAADIAAVHAENGLHARVPAPVPYPDKPAHPLLAPETRFTIQRIMTEGAGVLRSEESLAQAAEQLQRLHAQARGALEENGKTAEPGVDTWEATNLLCVARVLVAAARLREETRGCHWREDRAERDDTAWRRHIVVRLGPDRSLAVRTTDTADFPTTRNDQRPQEQ from the coding sequence GTGACCAGCACAGGCATACGACTGCACGCGCCCGCACCCGGGTGGAGCATCTCCGCGGACGTGGTCGTCGTCGGCTCGGGGGTGGCCGGCCTGACCGCGGCCCTGCGCTGCGAGGCGGCCGGCCTCACCACGGTCGTCGTCACCAAGGCCCGCCTGGACGACGGCTCCACGCGCTGGGCGCAGGGCGGCATCGCCGCCGCCCTCGGCGAGGGAGACACCCCCGAGCAGCACCTCGACGACACCCTGGTGGCCGGCGCGGGCCTGTGCGACGAGGAGGCCGTACGGATCCTCGTCACCGAGGGCCCCGACGCGGTACGGCGGCTGATCTCCACCGGCGCGCACTTCGACACCGACGACGAGGGCGACATCCACCTCACCCGCGAGGGCGGCCACCACCGGCGCCGGATCGCGCACGCGGGCGGCGACGCCACCGGCGCGGAGGTGTCCCGGGCGCTCGTGGAGGCCGTGCACGCGCGCGGGCTGCGCGCGATCGAGAACGCGCTCGTGCTGGACCTGCTGACGGACGCCGAGGGCCGTACGGCCGGTGTGACGCTGCACGTGATGGGCGAGGGCCAGCACGACGGTGTGGGCGCCGTGCACGCCCCCGCGGTGGTCCTCGCGACCGGCGGCATGGGCCAGGTGTTCTCGGCGACCACCAACCCGTCCGTGTCCACCGGCGACGGCGTGGCGCTGGCGCTGCGCGCGGGTGCGGAGGTCTCCGACCTGGAGTTCGTGCAGTTCCACCCGACCGTGCTGTTCCTCGGCCCGGACGCCGAGGGGCAGCAGCCGCTCGTCTCCGAGGCGGTGCGCGGCGAGGGCGCCCACCTGGTCGACGCCGACGGCGTGCGCTTCATGGTGGGCCAGCACGAACTGGCCGAGCTGGCGCCCCGGGACATCGTCGCCAAGGGCATCCTGCGGCGGATGCTGGAGCAGGGCGCCGAGCACATGTACCTCGACGCCCGGCACTTCGGCGCCGAGATGTGGGAGCACCGTTTCCCGACCATCCTGGCCGCGTGCCGGGCCAACGGGATCGACCCGCTCACCGAGCCCATCCCGATCGCCCCGGCCGCCCACTACGCCTCCGGCGGCGTGCGCACCGACGCCCAGGGGCGCACGACCGTGCCCGGCCTGTACGCGTGCGGCGAGGTCGCCTGCACCGGTGTGCACGGCGCGAACCGGCTCGCCTCCAACTCCCTGCTCGAAGGCCTCGTCTACGCGGAGCGCATCGCCGCCGACATCGCCGCCGTCCACGCGGAGAACGGCCTCCACGCGCGCGTGCCCGCACCGGTCCCGTACCCCGACAAGCCCGCGCACCCGCTGCTCGCCCCCGAGACCCGCTTCACCATCCAGCGGATCATGACCGAGGGCGCCGGCGTGCTGCGCTCCGAGGAATCCCTCGCGCAGGCCGCCGAGCAGCTGCAGCGACTGCACGCGCAGGCCCGCGGTGCCCTCGAGGAGAACGGCAAGACCGCCGAGCCCGGGGTCGACACCTGGGAGGCCACCAACCTGCTGTGCGTCGCCCGCGTCCTGGTCGCCGCCGCCCGGCTGCGCGAGGAGACCCGCGGCTGCCACTGGCGCGAGGACCGCGCCGAGCGCGACGACACCGCCTGGCGCCGCCACATCGTCGTACGGCTGGGCCCGGACCGGTCGCTGGCCGTACGCACCACCGACACCGCAGACTTCCCCACGACCCGGAACGACCAGCGCCCCCAGGAGCAGTGA